The Henckelia pumila isolate YLH828 chromosome 2, ASM3356847v2, whole genome shotgun sequence genome includes a window with the following:
- the LOC140878509 gene encoding putative invertase inhibitor, translated as MDVALVKATKISELIDKLNKRSSDISIKSCLNVCSAYYGVAIDNLQRAIHVFELGTYKDSDEFLATAVEALGDCEDTFSEPQIHRKSPLTATNAYFASMATITEDILSIFMKPKSP; from the coding sequence ATGGACGTCGCATTAGTCAAGGCAACAAAAATCTCAGAACTTATTGATAAATTGAACAAAAGATCCTCTGATATAAGTATCAAGTCATGCTTGAACGTATGTAGTGCGTACTACGGTGTAGCGATAGATAATCTCCAAAGGGCAATACATGTGTTTGAGTTGGGTACTTACAAAGACTCCGATGAGTTTCTTGCTACTGCCGTAGAGGCACTGGGAGATTGTGAGGATACCTTTTCCGAGCCACAGATACATCGCAAGTCTCCATTGACAGCTACCAATGCCTACTTTGCTTCTATGGCTACAATTACCGAAGATATTCTATCCATTTTCATGAAGCCCAAGTCaccgtaa